ACGGCCCTGCGCGTCGATTGGCGCGCGGCGCTCGACCAGCTCCGCTCCGAGATCAACAGCCGCCCGCTGGTCGCGGGCGATTTCATCTTCGTGCCACGCCGTTCGGTGCCGCCGTTCGATCCGCGCGCGATGCCTGCGCTGGTACAGCTCAACGCCGTCTCCTCGCAGTTCTTCACCGGCATCGCCCGCAGCTCAGTTCCCGTGCTGCTGCCGTTCGACGCCGCGGCCTATCTCGAGGCGCAACGCAGCGGTGCACCGGCCACGCTCGCGCCATCGCGCTACCAGGCCGATTTCAATCCCGTCGACATGTTCGACGCTGGCCCCGCCGGCTACAGCGCGAGCTTTTCGCTCGAGCCCGGCGCCGGTGACGGCATGCCGACACGCGTCTTTACGAAGCCCGTCGAGATTCAGATCACGGGATCGGCGCTCGTCTACGACATTGCCGATCCCTCGGGCGGCAAGGGCGAGCCGGTCAAGGCGCTTGCGGCCATCTACCCGGATCTGCGCAAGTTCATCCGCGAAGGCTACGTGCGTTACGCCTTCACGCGCTTCGGCGTCGCCTATGTGGTGTCGATCCAGTGCCTCGACAGCGTCGCAAAACCGCGGCGGCTCGCCTGCAAGGAGGCGTATCCCGTTGCCGAACGCTTCCTGAAGGCGCTGCGCGTCGCAGGCGGCCAGCGCCTGCGGCCGCTGATGGATATTGCATCCTACGTGACCGATCGCCCCGCCGCGCGTTCGGCAGATTTCAGCTACCGGCCGAGCGGCGACATCATCCCGAACACCGGCTATCGCAAACAGGGCGGCCATCCCGATGCGATGGCCTATGCACAGATCCGCTTTCCGCTCGAGAAGGCGCCGGCCTTCGTGCACTCGCAATCCTACGCGAAGCGCGACAAGGATGACGGCCCGACCGCCTATCCCTGGCGCGACAATTTCTGTGAGTCCCGCAGCTTCGAGGTCTGGCAGTGCGGCGGCGGCTACGGCCACCAGGGTGAGGACATCCGCGCTGCGGACTGTCCTTCGCCCGGCGATGCCCGCGAGCCCTGCGATCCCAAGCAGCGTGGTGTCGTTGCCGTGCGCGACGCAATTGTGATCCGGGCCGCCAAGGATCAGGCCGCGACGCTCGAGGTCAACAGCCGCACCGAGCACATCCGCTTTCGCTATATGCACATGAATCCGCAGGCGTTGAACGCCGACGGGATCCTCAATGGCCGCATCGTCACTGAGGGCGAGAAGATCGGCGTGATCTCGAACTACCTTGACCATCCCGCGGGTACGTCGATGCACCTGCATTTCGACGTCCAGGTGTTCACCCGCGACGGCTGGATCTGGGTCAGCCCTTACG
The genomic region above belongs to Bradyrhizobium sp. CCBAU 53338 and contains:
- a CDS encoding M23 family peptidase; this encodes MPPGGETVVGKSFRFVSLLLASLSLLTTTPLAADEIRSPSLTALRVDWRAALDQLRSEINSRPLVAGDFIFVPRRSVPPFDPRAMPALVQLNAVSSQFFTGIARSSVPVLLPFDAAAYLEAQRSGAPATLAPSRYQADFNPVDMFDAGPAGYSASFSLEPGAGDGMPTRVFTKPVEIQITGSALVYDIADPSGGKGEPVKALAAIYPDLRKFIREGYVRYAFTRFGVAYVVSIQCLDSVAKPRRLACKEAYPVAERFLKALRVAGGQRLRPLMDIASYVTDRPAARSADFSYRPSGDIIPNTGYRKQGGHPDAMAYAQIRFPLEKAPAFVHSQSYAKRDKDDGPTAYPWRDNFCESRSFEVWQCGGGYGHQGEDIRAADCPSPGDAREPCDPKQRGVVAVRDAIVIRAAKDQAATLEVNSRTEHIRFRYMHMNPQALNADGILNGRIVTEGEKIGVISNYLDHPAGTSMHLHFDVQVFTRDGWIWVSPYATLVSAYERLIRARGHEIGTEIAGTPQPVAHALPEDVVKPDLREGSSSEEN